Within Acaryochloris sp. CCMEE 5410, the genomic segment GAGGGACAGATGGATGAGTAGACTGGATGAGATCACGATATTCCTTTCGTGATATGAATGGATTTAGATCTGATTTTTTGCCTATGAACTGCAACCCGTAATTCCATATCTACCTGTCGAAAATGGTTGGCCAATATTTTTTTGGTTGGGGGTGGAGAAGTTAGTGCCACTCAACCGGAGAAGTCGTGATTATGCAGCACCCAGGCGGTAAACGCTGTGCAGCCTTGATCACCGAAGGCCATTGGGACTGTTTGAGTACCTCTTGTTGAGTCTCAACCCATTCTTTTTGCTCATCATCGTCCACGAACGCCTCTCGGGCAACATCCCACAGATATTCGGAAACATGGAAGAAATCCAGAATTTGAATGGCACCTGGAAAGAGTAAGCTCGCCATCAACCAAATCCAAGGTGCCCCATCCCCGAGGAAGACGACTTGGTGAGGAGACTGTTGTACGGTTTGGGCATAGCAACGGTTGAGCTGTTCTCGGAAGCTTTCTACCCCATCCAGGGTGGCAACGTATTCTCTGCGCTTGACGATGGCTCGTGTTTTCGATAGACGCAGGTGGTCGGTCTCCCAAAACATCACCCCTACTTTGGCTTCGCGGGTGCCACCTTGGCGCATAGGAGTATGGATGCCATCCGCACCAATGTAAAATATGGGACGCTTTGGCTGTTGTGTGGTGGCTTCAGTGACACTGGAGATAATCGGACAAACGGGGTCTGGAGGTACGGCAGCGGCGGCTTCAATCCATTCACGACCGTAG encodes:
- a CDS encoding UPF0236 family transposase-like protein, which produces MNLESILSERLSKLKLFCLEPQRAEESVNEFVEAWRELGCEIIEQQLQAQLEAAESNYQGSSQRRPKVYQTPLGTIELNRRVYGRRKGEIRGEKDLGLPPDGWFTDVKELSCALGVSSEFAHANRLLEQWSGVKVSEKTLSNHVERYGREWIEAAAAVPPDPVCPIISSVTEATTQQPKRPIFYIGADGIHTPMRQGGTREAKVGVMFWETDHLRLSKTRAIVKRREYVATLDGVESFREQLNRCYAQTVQQSPHQVVFLGDGAPWIWLMASLLFPGAIQILDFFHVSEYLWDVAREAFVDDDEQKEWVETQQEVLKQSQWPSVIKAAQRLPPGCCIITTSPVEWH